The nucleotide window TCGATTTCCACTCCCTGCTCGGAGTGGATGTAACGCTCCTCCTTGTAAAGCCCGTCGCGTTTGATGCCCGCAAGCTGCTCCTGGTAGATGGAGCGTGCGGTGTCCGAATATGCCATGACCTGATCAACCTCCCTTGCGCGGCCGCTCGAAAAACCGCCGACCGCGCGGAATGAACTGCAAAGTTCGATTTGGACTACTCGGCGTCCGGCGCGTATTCCTTCACCAGCGCGATTATCTTTCGCACGGTGTCGAAAGCCTCCGGCGTCGCCCTCTCGTCGGGAATGCTTATCTTGTATTTGTTCTCCAAGAAAGCCTTCAGCGACACCATGGAAAACGAATCCACGATGCCGGACGAAATCAACGGGGTATCCAAAGTCACCTCGTCGTCGTCGTCTTCCAAATACTCCTCGGTTATGTAGTTGATCACGACGTTCTCTATTGCCATTTGCTGCTCCTTTTCGTTAATCCTGCTCAAGCGTGGAAAGATCGCCGACCGGCTCGCCCCGGTCCATCGCGCGCAGCACCCTGCGCATGATTTTCCCGCTTCGGGTTTTCGGAAGGCTGTCAACGAATTCGACGTACTGCGGCATCGCAAACGGCGAAAGCTTCTTGCGGATGAAGTTCATTATCTTCAGCTCCAGTTCCTTTGAAGCTTCGAATCCCGGCTTAAGCGAGATATATGCCTTTACAACTTCCATATTGACCGGGTCGGGCGTGCCGATCGCCGCGGACTCGGCCACGGCCTCGTGCTCCAGAAGCGCGCTTTCCACTTCAAACGGCGCGACCAGATGCCCGCCGGTGTTTATAACGTCGTCGTCGCGCCCCTCGAACCAATAGTAACCGTTCTCGTCCAGGCGCGCCCGGTCGCCCGTGATGTACCATCCGTTTATAAACTTCGACTCGTACTTTTCAGGACTTCTCCAGTACTGGCGGAACATGGAAGGCCACGGCGGCTTGAGAGCAAGTTTGCCCGCCTTGCCGGTTCCATCCATCTCCTTGTATTCGTCGTCCAAGATTCCGACCGTAACGCCCGGAAACGGCTTGCCCATGGAACCGGGATAAATCTTCATACCGGGAAAGTTCGTAATCATGATCGCGCCCGTTTCCGTTTGCCACCAAGTATCATGGAAGGGCTTGCCGTAAACTTTCTGCGCCCAGACGACAGCTTCCGGATTGAGAGGCTCGCCGACGCTGCATAGGTGGCGAAGCGACGAAAGATCGTAACCGGGAATAATCGGCTCGCTGTCGCGCATCAGCAGCCTGATTGCGGTCGGCGCGGAATACCAAACCGTAACCCTGTGCTTTTCGATTGCGGCATACCACCGCGCCGGAATGAATCCAACCTCCAGAACGACCTGCGTGACGCCTATGCTCCACGGGCCGATTACGCCGTACGAAATACCGGTCACCCAGCCCGGATCGGCGGTGCACCAGTAAATATCGTCCGGCCGGAGATCGAGCACCCATTTGGTGGTCAAGTGCTGGCCGAAGATGGCGTTGTGGACATGCAAAGCTCCCTTGGGTTGCCCCGTGGTGCCGGATGTATAGTGAAGGACGGAAGGCGTCTCAAAATCGGCGGGGAAAATGTCCCAATTATCCACTCTTTCCGAAGACTCGACGTCGAAAAACGTCTCGTTATCGGCGACTTTGGAAGGCTCGCCGTCAACTACGATTACGTTTTTCAGCGCAGGCAGGTTCTCGCGGACTTTCCTTACGCGCTTAACGAGCTTCGCGCTCGTGATGATCGCGCATGCCTCCGCATCGGCCAGCCTTACTTCGAGCGAGTCCTCGCCGAATGCGGAAAACATCGGCATGGCGATTGCGCCGATTTTGAGGATTCCGAAAAACGCGAAATAAAGCGCCGGAATCCTGTCGAGGTATATCGAAACACGGTCGCCCGGCTTGACTCCCAATTCCGTCAATTTTTTTGCGAACGCGTTCGAGTACAAACGCATCTGGTCGTAGGTGTACTTCCTCTCTTCGCCCTCGTTCGATTCCCAAATAAGGGCGGTTTTTCCGGAGAGTCCGCGCTCGCAGTTGCGGTCCACGCAGAAGTAGGCGATATTGAATAGGGAATTATCCTCGTACCCAAGCTCCTTTTTCGCGACAGACCAATCGAACGACGCGCGGCGCGCATCGTACGGGCCGATGTTCGTTTCATCGGGGGATACTATGCTCAATTCGATTTCGGCCATCATCGCTCCACGGAAAGCCTGGAATTTGCCGGTCGGAACGTCCCGAAAGGCGCAAGATTCTAACATGCGTATTACAACCTGCAGGCTGAATTATCAGGAGTGAAACGGTTCACAACATCGCTTTTTGCCGCATTTCTGTCAACAGATTGTTGTTACAATCGCATTGTGTCTTTCCACTTGACAGCAAGCGAAGAAGGAGCATTGCCGCCTCCAGGCCAACATATCGGCCCTTTGGAATTTTATGTCCGCGCGTTGGGCCTTGCGGAATCAATCCGCCTTCACAAAACCTGGCCCATTCACGCTCTCGTCGCCATAAAGCGAAGCGGCTGGGTTTTGGGAGTCCAGCTTTCGGACATTCTTCGCACTCCAGTATTTTCGCTTTCGGAAATTGCCAGCATCCCGGCGCGTTTAAGCCGGATTGCGGTCATAGATACAGTGCATTGGACGGGGCGGAGCTTCGCGCGACACATCCGCGCCCTTCGAAAAGCATCCATCGAGCCGTGCCTGGCGGCTGCATTGTTCAGCAAAACGCGTCCGGAGGACGTCGAGGGCGTCCCGTTTTTGCCGGGAGCAAGAGCATTGCTAATTCCGCGATTCCAGTTTCACAGGCAGTTCAGGTTGGACCGGGAACGGGAAGCCCGGTTTTTGGAATTTGCCTCAAGGCTGCGTGCACTTCAAGAACATGCCAGTCCGTCAACCTGAGCCATGTTATACTCGACGGGGGTTGATTCTCAACGGGATGAGTCCCGGGGGTGATGTATGCGGTGTTTTCTTTTCTTGACTGTTTTGGCCGCGATGTTGGTGTCCGGCTGCGGCACCGCGGATAACGAGCGCAGAAATTCGCTTTTGACCGAAACGGTTATATCGCCGGGAGAAGACGACTTTGCCGACATGGACAGCGGTACGAGGGTTGATTTTCCGGCCGGAACATTCCGCTCCGAAACCATAGTACTTATCAGCGATACGCTGGTGGGCACGGAAATCGACGCAGCGTACTTTCCCGAAGGGGCTGCGACCGTACTCGGCGCGCTTATCCTTAATTCGCCGGTGGACACCAGCTTTCACAAAAACATCACATTCACTTTCGTACTCAACACCGCCGTCGCGGCCGGAAGCACCTGGAAAATTTACAAATACGACGAATTCGAACTCGCCTGGATAGAAATCATCGGAATCGTTGCGCAGGCGGACGCGTCCGGACTGCTTGCCTCGGCAGTCATGCCTTCCAGCGGCGTGCAGGGTTACGGGGGAAGCTTCGCGCTTTTCGCCGAAAAGCCTTCGGACGAAAGTCCAAACGTCCCCCCGGAGCTAAGCGGAGACGGAATTTCAATGGATCCCGAAACACCGGTGGAAAACGAGGTCGTGACCTTTTCCGCGGCAGTGGTTGATGCCGACGGGGACTTGCTCAATTTCAGCTGGGACGACGGCTCGGAGGAATACGGAGTATTCAGCAACCAGCGGTACGACGGAGAAACGGTATCGGTGGACTGGATAACAACGTTGACCGGACCTTACACGATCACGCTGTCGGTGGATGACGGAAAAGGACTCCCGGTCACCGTGACAATGGAAATTACAGTCGTCTGAGTACGGTCTGTCGGGCCATCTGCCGGTGGAGGGCGCCGTGATTGAACTCGATTACACGCATTGTCTTAGACGCAGCGTCGGGGATGTCGGCTTCGACTGGGAAGAGCTGGTCGAGCCCATAAAGGCCGCGCACGAACCGGTCTTTTATCTGCTCAATAATCCCCACAAGTGGCCTATCGGCTGGTATCACCTTCCCGAAAAACGTCCCGCTTTGGAGCGTTGCAAGGAGCTTGCCGCAGAAATAAACGCCAAGGCGGACAATCTGCTGCTGCTGGGAATCGGCGGAAGCGCGCTGGGAAACATCGCGTTGCGCCAGTCGCTCAATCCACCGCGTGCAAACGAATTTGCGGGCAGTTTGAAGCTCCACGTTCTGGATAATGTTGATCCCAGGGTCACGCACGGAATCCTGGACAGGCTCGACCCGGCGAGAACTTACGTCAACGTCATTTCGAAAAGCGGCGATACGCTTGAAACGATGGTCAACCTTTTCGTGACGCTGTCGCACTTCAAAAAGAAGCTCTTTCCGGAGGAAGTTTCGAGAAGGTTTATCGCCACAACCGAGCCGGACAGGGGCATTTTGAGGCAGCTGGCGCGCGAGAACAACTGGCGCACGCTTCCTATCACTCCGGACGTGGGCGGGCGTTTCAGCGTGCTGGGCTCGGTGGGACTTTTGTCCGCAGCTGCAACCGGCGTGGACGTGGACGCTTTGTTGGACGGCGCGCTGGACATGCGCGAAGCCTGCACGGGAAGCAATCCGGCGGGCAATCCCGCGCTGCTTTTGGCTCAAGTCAACTACAAATTCGCCGTCGAAAGGCGGCTTCCCATTTCGGTCATGATGAGCTACAGTGAGGCGATGTACGCATGGGCGTGCTGGTGGCGGCAGCTTTGGGCCGAAAGCCTCGGAAAAAAGAAATCGGCCGATGGTGACGAATTGCCCGGCCCCGCGGGAACCACTCCGCTGGCAGCGCTCGGAACCACCGACCAGCACAGCATGGTGCAATTGTTCATGGAAGGGCCGGCCGACAAGCTGTATTGCATCGTAAGGCAATCGCTTTGGGATTCTTCGCCGCAACAGATCGAGGTTCCGCCGGCCGCGAAATCCGGATTCGGATACTTGGACGGCCAGGCGTACGAGGCCGTGCTTAACGCCGAATGCGACGCGACCGTAGGCTCGCTTGCCGATGCGGGCCGTCCGGTTTATCAAATAATTCTGCCCAAACTTGAC belongs to bacterium and includes:
- a CDS encoding acyl carrier protein, with product MAIENVVINYITEEYLEDDDDEVTLDTPLISSGIVDSFSMVSLKAFLENKYKISIPDERATPEAFDTVRKIIALVKEYAPDAE
- the acsA gene encoding acetate--CoA ligase, with product MAEIELSIVSPDETNIGPYDARRASFDWSVAKKELGYEDNSLFNIAYFCVDRNCERGLSGKTALIWESNEGEERKYTYDQMRLYSNAFAKKLTELGVKPGDRVSIYLDRIPALYFAFFGILKIGAIAMPMFSAFGEDSLEVRLADAEACAIITSAKLVKRVRKVRENLPALKNVIVVDGEPSKVADNETFFDVESSERVDNWDIFPADFETPSVLHYTSGTTGQPKGALHVHNAIFGQHLTTKWVLDLRPDDIYWCTADPGWVTGISYGVIGPWSIGVTQVVLEVGFIPARWYAAIEKHRVTVWYSAPTAIRLLMRDSEPIIPGYDLSSLRHLCSVGEPLNPEAVVWAQKVYGKPFHDTWWQTETGAIMITNFPGMKIYPGSMGKPFPGVTVGILDDEYKEMDGTGKAGKLALKPPWPSMFRQYWRSPEKYESKFINGWYITGDRARLDENGYYWFEGRDDDVINTGGHLVAPFEVESALLEHEAVAESAAIGTPDPVNMEVVKAYISLKPGFEASKELELKIMNFIRKKLSPFAMPQYVEFVDSLPKTRSGKIMRRVLRAMDRGEPVGDLSTLEQD
- a CDS encoding glucose-6-phosphate isomerase (catalyzes the formation of D-fructose 6-phosphate from D-glucose 6-phosphate), whose product is MIELDYTHCLRRSVGDVGFDWEELVEPIKAAHEPVFYLLNNPHKWPIGWYHLPEKRPALERCKELAAEINAKADNLLLLGIGGSALGNIALRQSLNPPRANEFAGSLKLHVLDNVDPRVTHGILDRLDPARTYVNVISKSGDTLETMVNLFVTLSHFKKKLFPEEVSRRFIATTEPDRGILRQLARENNWRTLPITPDVGGRFSVLGSVGLLSAAATGVDVDALLDGALDMREACTGSNPAGNPALLLAQVNYKFAVERRLPISVMMSYSEAMYAWACWWRQLWAESLGKKKSADGDELPGPAGTTPLAALGTTDQHSMVQLFMEGPADKLYCIVRQSLWDSSPQQIEVPPAAKSGFGYLDGQAYEAVLNAECDATVGSLADAGRPVYQIILPKLDAYYCGQFIMLWELAVSFLGIMLNVNPFDQPGVEAGKIATRRSLGG